One window from the genome of Pseudonocardia hierapolitana encodes:
- a CDS encoding SdpI family protein translates to MPLPVRLTLGALLVVLGAALLTIAILGLRRKLRRNRWAGVRTAASLRSDAAFAVANQVAAAPLGAAGAVSVAGGGALLAGATGLLGWTLVVVSAVAAFVLTGVGGVAGDRAAAAVPPPEPGPSVCGGTCAGCDLVAGCRTAAAGAQQQL, encoded by the coding sequence GTGCCGCTCCCCGTCCGCCTCACCCTGGGTGCCCTGCTCGTCGTGCTCGGTGCCGCGCTGCTCACGATCGCGATCCTCGGACTGCGCCGGAAGCTGAGGCGCAACCGCTGGGCAGGGGTGCGCACGGCTGCGAGCCTGCGCTCCGACGCCGCGTTCGCCGTGGCCAACCAGGTGGCGGCGGCCCCGCTCGGCGCGGCGGGCGCCGTGTCCGTCGCAGGCGGCGGCGCACTGCTGGCAGGAGCCACCGGCCTGCTCGGCTGGACCCTCGTCGTGGTGAGCGCGGTCGCGGCCTTCGTCCTCACCGGGGTCGGGGGTGTGGCGGGAGATCGCGCGGCGGCTGCCGTGCCGCCGCCGGAGCCCGGCCCGTCGGTGTGCGGCGGGACGTGCGCGGGCTGCGACCTCGTCGCCGGCTGCCGCACCGCGGCGGCCGGGGCCC
- the leuS gene encoding leucine--tRNA ligase — MSTDTTAAASERAEAPGNEGAPLFRYGAALAAQIERRWQDRWESEGTFHAPNPSGPWADPTRLDPEATGREKVYLLDMFPYPSGAGLHVGHPLGFIGTDVLGRYLRMNGRTVLHAMGFDAFGLPAEQYAVQTGTHPRKTTEENIKRYKAQLRQLGLAHDERRSVATTDVEFYRWTQWIFLQIFNSWYDEKQQKARPIAELEAEFARDERRTPDGRGWCELTRAEQRSVIDGYRLAYISEAPVNWCPGLGTVLANEEVTADGRSERGNFPVFRRNLKQWMMRITAYADRLIDDLDRLDWPDSIKTMQRNWIGRSAGAQVRFPVDGAEIEVFTTRPDTLFGATYMVLAPEHPLIDTIVPERWPDGVDSRWTGGAAGPREAIGAYQEAASRKSELDRQENKEKTGVFTGAYAINPVNGERIPVFVADYVLMGYGTGAIMAVPGQDQRDWDFAQAFGLPIVRTVQPSEGWDGEAYTGDGPAINSANDEISLNGMGVAEAKQAITGWLAARGAGEAVVQYKLRDWLFSRQRYWGEPFPIVWDEDGPVALPADQLPVELPDVDDYSPKTYDPDAADTEPEPPLSRATQWVETDLDLGPADGNRGLQHYRRETNTMPQWAGSCWYPIRYLDPENHERFVDADVEQYWMGKDPSRPGDPGGVDLYVGGVEHAVLHLLYARFWHKVLYDLGHLSSEEPFRRLVNQGYIQAYAYTDARGAYVPAEEVVEDEEGRFTWNGQPVRREYGKMGKSLKNVVTPDEMCDRYGADTFRLYEMSTGPLEVSRPWSTRDVIGSHRFLQRVWRNLVDEQTGAVRVTEDEPDTETLRVLHRVIAGVHSDYAALRYNTAAAKLIELNNHLTKVYGTVGVPRSVAEPLVLMMAPLTPHIAEELWSLLGHEGSLAYHSFPVADEQYLAADTVEYPIQINGKVRSRVTVAADATADQVEAAALADEKVVAALAGRAPRKVIVVPGRLVNVVI; from the coding sequence ATGAGCACGGACACGACCGCAGCCGCGTCGGAGCGCGCCGAGGCACCCGGCAACGAGGGTGCCCCGCTGTTCCGCTACGGCGCCGCGCTGGCCGCGCAGATCGAGCGTCGGTGGCAGGACCGGTGGGAGAGCGAGGGCACGTTCCACGCGCCCAACCCGTCCGGGCCATGGGCTGATCCCACCCGCCTGGATCCCGAGGCCACGGGGCGCGAGAAGGTCTACCTGCTGGACATGTTCCCGTACCCGTCCGGCGCGGGGCTGCACGTCGGCCACCCGCTGGGCTTCATCGGCACCGACGTGCTGGGCCGCTACCTGCGGATGAACGGCCGCACCGTGCTGCACGCCATGGGCTTCGACGCGTTCGGGCTGCCCGCCGAGCAGTACGCGGTGCAGACCGGCACGCACCCGCGGAAGACCACCGAGGAGAACATCAAGCGCTACAAGGCGCAGCTGCGCCAGCTGGGCCTGGCCCACGACGAGCGCCGCTCGGTGGCCACCACCGACGTCGAGTTCTACCGCTGGACGCAGTGGATCTTCCTGCAGATCTTCAACAGCTGGTACGACGAGAAGCAGCAGAAGGCCCGGCCCATCGCCGAGCTGGAGGCCGAGTTCGCGCGGGACGAGCGCCGGACGCCGGATGGCCGCGGTTGGTGCGAGCTGACGCGGGCCGAGCAGCGCAGCGTGATCGACGGCTACCGGCTGGCCTACATCTCCGAGGCGCCGGTGAACTGGTGCCCCGGTCTGGGCACGGTGCTGGCCAACGAGGAGGTCACCGCCGACGGGCGCAGCGAGCGGGGCAACTTCCCCGTGTTCCGCCGCAACCTGAAGCAGTGGATGATGCGGATCACGGCCTACGCCGACCGCCTGATCGACGACCTGGACCGGCTGGACTGGCCGGACTCGATCAAGACGATGCAGCGGAACTGGATCGGTCGCTCCGCGGGCGCGCAGGTCCGCTTCCCCGTCGACGGCGCGGAGATCGAGGTCTTCACCACCCGGCCGGACACGCTGTTCGGCGCCACGTACATGGTGCTGGCGCCCGAGCACCCGCTGATCGACACGATCGTCCCCGAGCGGTGGCCCGACGGCGTCGACTCCCGGTGGACCGGCGGAGCGGCCGGACCGCGGGAGGCGATCGGTGCGTACCAGGAAGCCGCATCGCGCAAGTCCGAGCTGGACCGCCAGGAGAACAAGGAGAAGACCGGCGTCTTCACCGGCGCGTACGCCATCAACCCGGTGAACGGCGAGCGGATCCCGGTCTTCGTCGCCGACTACGTGCTGATGGGCTACGGCACCGGCGCGATCATGGCCGTTCCCGGGCAGGACCAGCGCGACTGGGACTTCGCCCAGGCCTTCGGCCTGCCGATCGTGCGCACCGTCCAGCCCAGCGAGGGCTGGGACGGCGAGGCGTACACCGGTGACGGTCCCGCGATCAACTCGGCCAACGACGAGATCAGCCTGAACGGCATGGGCGTCGCCGAGGCGAAGCAGGCCATCACCGGGTGGCTGGCCGCGCGCGGAGCGGGCGAGGCCGTCGTGCAGTACAAGCTGCGCGACTGGCTGTTCTCCCGCCAGCGGTACTGGGGTGAGCCGTTCCCGATCGTGTGGGACGAGGACGGCCCGGTCGCGCTGCCCGCCGACCAGCTGCCGGTCGAGCTGCCCGACGTCGACGACTACTCCCCCAAGACCTACGACCCGGACGCCGCCGACACCGAGCCGGAGCCGCCGCTGTCGCGTGCCACCCAGTGGGTCGAGACCGACCTGGACCTGGGTCCCGCCGACGGCAACAGGGGGCTGCAGCACTACCGCCGCGAGACCAACACCATGCCCCAGTGGGCCGGCTCGTGCTGGTACCCGATCCGGTACCTGGACCCGGAGAACCACGAGCGGTTCGTCGACGCCGACGTCGAGCAGTACTGGATGGGCAAGGACCCGTCGCGGCCGGGCGACCCCGGTGGCGTCGACCTGTACGTCGGCGGCGTCGAGCACGCCGTGCTGCACCTGCTGTACGCCCGGTTCTGGCACAAGGTCCTGTACGACCTGGGCCACCTGAGCTCGGAGGAGCCGTTCCGCAGGCTGGTCAACCAGGGCTACATCCAGGCCTACGCCTACACCGACGCCCGCGGTGCCTACGTCCCGGCCGAGGAGGTGGTCGAGGACGAGGAGGGGCGTTTCACGTGGAACGGTCAGCCGGTGCGGCGCGAGTACGGGAAGATGGGCAAGTCGCTGAAGAACGTGGTGACGCCCGACGAGATGTGCGACCGCTACGGCGCCGACACCTTCCGCTTGTACGAGATGTCCACGGGCCCGCTGGAGGTCTCCCGGCCCTGGTCCACCCGTGACGTGATCGGTTCGCACCGGTTCCTGCAGCGCGTCTGGCGCAACCTGGTGGACGAGCAGACCGGCGCGGTCCGCGTCACCGAGGACGAGCCCGACACCGAGACGCTGCGGGTGCTGCACAGGGTGATCGCCGGCGTGCACAGCGACTACGCCGCGCTGCGCTACAACACGGCTGCGGCCAAGCTGATCGAGCTGAACAACCACCTGACCAAGGTCTACGGCACGGTCGGCGTGCCCCGCTCCGTCGCGGAGCCGCTGGTGCTGATGATGGCGCCGCTGACGCCGCACATCGCGGAGGAGCTGTGGTCGTTGCTGGGCCACGAGGGCTCGCTGGCCTATCACTCGTTCCCGGTGGCCGACGAGCAGTACCTGGCCGCAGACACCGTCGAGTACCCGATCCAGATCAACGGCAAGGTGCGCTCGCGCGTCACGGTGGCGGCCGACGCCACGGCCGATCAGGTGGAGGCCGCCGCGTTGGCCGACGAGAAGGTCGTCGCCGCGCTGGCCGGCCGGGCGCCCCGCAAGGTGATCGTGGTGCCCGGCCGACTGGTCAACGTGGTGATCTGA
- a CDS encoding helix-turn-helix domain-containing protein, which produces MSSTALAAFLRARRARIRPEDVGLPGGVGLRRTPGLRREELAALAGVSVDYYIRLEQGKETNPSSAVLGALAGALRLDDEARSHLFALADHVARRRRVHRPPDRAVTASMRLLLENLRPCPALLLSRTSDVLAANPEGLALYHGLVEWPPGRRNTIRYMFRHPGAPALFGDWRSSAAGAVADLRTVLATDPDAPDVAALVEELSAVSPEFASLWERHDVRRKSGAQKVFHHPAVGTLSLVWEVLRSGDGSTRLTVHQAARGTPDHDALSLLAIAADAAR; this is translated from the coding sequence GTGAGCTCGACAGCGCTTGCCGCCTTCCTGCGGGCCCGCCGGGCCCGGATCCGCCCCGAGGACGTCGGGTTGCCCGGTGGCGTGGGACTGCGGCGCACCCCCGGCCTTCGACGGGAGGAGCTGGCCGCGCTCGCGGGAGTGAGCGTCGACTACTACATCCGGCTGGAACAGGGCAAGGAGACGAACCCGAGCAGCGCGGTGCTCGGCGCGCTGGCCGGCGCGTTGCGGCTCGACGACGAAGCGCGGTCCCACCTGTTCGCGCTCGCCGACCACGTCGCCAGGCGCAGGCGGGTGCACCGCCCGCCGGACCGCGCGGTCACAGCGAGCATGCGGCTGCTCCTGGAGAACCTGCGCCCGTGCCCGGCACTGCTGCTGAGCCGCACCAGCGATGTGCTCGCCGCCAATCCCGAGGGCCTCGCGCTCTACCACGGTCTGGTCGAGTGGCCGCCCGGCCGGAGGAACACGATCCGCTACATGTTCCGGCATCCGGGGGCGCCTGCGCTGTTCGGGGACTGGCGGTCGTCGGCGGCGGGAGCGGTTGCGGACCTGCGCACGGTGCTCGCCACCGACCCGGACGCGCCCGACGTCGCCGCGCTGGTCGAGGAACTGTCGGCGGTGAGCCCGGAGTTCGCCTCGCTCTGGGAGCGCCACGACGTCCGTCGCAAGAGCGGCGCGCAGAAGGTCTTCCACCACCCGGCGGTGGGGACGCTCTCCCTGGTGTGGGAGGTGCTGCGCTCGGGTGACGGCAGTACCCGGCTCACCGTCCACCAGGCTGCACGGGGCACGCCGGACCACGACGCGCTCTCGCTGTTGGCGATCGCCGCCGACGCCGCCCGGTAG
- a CDS encoding DUF1707 SHOCT-like domain-containing protein produces MSPDADRSRMRISDADRAATAERLRIALDEGRLDLSEYDDRVRSAYAATTYGELEPITADLPPVTVPAVAQPAAALEHRKWTNEWREWLGGAIIMIAIWGGTSLLSGSLHSFWPAIPLGIWAAVLVAGALGKKEKGA; encoded by the coding sequence GTGAGCCCCGACGCCGACCGCAGCCGCATGCGCATCTCCGATGCCGACCGCGCTGCCACGGCCGAGCGGCTGCGGATCGCGCTCGACGAGGGCCGGCTCGATCTCTCCGAGTACGACGACCGCGTGCGCTCGGCGTACGCCGCAACCACCTACGGCGAGCTCGAGCCCATCACCGCCGATCTCCCACCGGTCACGGTGCCCGCCGTCGCGCAGCCGGCCGCGGCCCTCGAGCACCGCAAGTGGACGAACGAGTGGCGCGAGTGGCTGGGCGGCGCGATCATCATGATCGCCATCTGGGGCGGCACCTCACTGCTGTCCGGCTCCTTGCACTCGTTCTGGCCCGCGATCCCGCTCGGGATCTGGGCCGCGGTCCTCGTCGCGGGCGCGCTCGGCAAGAAGGAGAAGGGCGCCTGA
- a CDS encoding C40 family peptidase, protein MPKHLPALAVRAAVVTTAAAAASVFAVLPGAAEAAPAAPVAVTVTPVVQSAPVLAEPAVAGAAAAATRAAAVDHAMSKVGSPYRYGASGPNAFDCSGLVSWAFKKAGKSLPRTSRAQSKVGTPVSRGELQPGDLVFFYKPVSHVGIYIGDGKVVHASTRKSPVKISDMGRMKFNSARRI, encoded by the coding sequence GTGCCCAAGCACCTCCCCGCTCTCGCGGTTCGCGCCGCCGTCGTGACCACCGCCGCTGCCGCCGCCTCCGTCTTCGCCGTGCTCCCCGGCGCCGCCGAGGCCGCTCCCGCCGCCCCCGTCGCGGTGACCGTCACCCCGGTCGTCCAGAGTGCGCCCGTGCTCGCCGAGCCCGCCGTTGCCGGTGCGGCAGCCGCTGCAACGCGGGCCGCAGCCGTCGACCACGCAATGAGCAAGGTCGGCTCCCCGTACCGGTACGGGGCGAGCGGCCCGAACGCCTTCGACTGCTCCGGCCTCGTCTCGTGGGCGTTCAAGAAGGCGGGCAAGTCGTTGCCGCGCACCAGTCGAGCGCAGTCGAAGGTCGGCACGCCCGTCTCGCGCGGCGAGCTGCAGCCCGGCGACCTCGTGTTCTTCTACAAGCCGGTGAGCCACGTCGGCATCTACATCGGCGACGGCAAGGTCGTGCACGCCAGCACCCGGAAGAGCCCGGTCAAGATCTCCGACATGGGCCGGATGAAGTTCAACTCCGCCCGCCGGATCTGA
- a CDS encoding inositol-3-phosphate synthase produces the protein MSEVRVAVVGVGNCAASLVQGVHYYADADPATRVPGLMHVDFGGYHVRDVKFVAAFDVDAKKVGRDLSEAISASENNTIKICDVPPLGVPVQRGHTLDGLGRFYRETIDESDDEPVDVAQVLRDTRADVVVSYLPVGSEAADRFYAQAALDAGVAFVNALPVFIASDPEWAEKFRVAGVPIIGDDIKSQVGATITHRVLARLFEDRGVQLDRTMQLNVGGNMDFLNMKELERLESKKVSKTQSVTSQVDRDLGKENVHIGPSDYVAWLDDRKWAYVRLEGRAFGDVPLNLEYKLEVWDSPNSAGIIIDAVRAAKLAKDRGIGGPVLSAASYFMKSPPEQYSDDVARQAVEEFIRGERER, from the coding sequence ATGAGTGAGGTCCGTGTCGCCGTCGTCGGCGTGGGGAACTGCGCGGCGTCGCTGGTGCAGGGCGTGCACTACTACGCGGACGCCGATCCGGCCACGCGCGTGCCCGGCCTGATGCACGTCGACTTCGGTGGGTACCACGTGCGCGACGTCAAGTTCGTGGCCGCGTTCGACGTCGACGCCAAGAAGGTCGGGCGCGACCTCTCCGAGGCGATCTCGGCCAGCGAGAACAACACGATCAAGATCTGCGACGTCCCGCCGCTCGGCGTTCCGGTGCAGCGCGGCCACACGCTCGACGGGCTGGGCCGGTTCTACCGCGAGACGATCGACGAGTCCGACGACGAGCCGGTCGACGTCGCGCAGGTGCTCCGCGACACCCGCGCCGACGTGGTCGTGTCCTACCTCCCGGTCGGTAGCGAGGCGGCCGACCGCTTCTACGCGCAGGCGGCCCTCGACGCGGGCGTCGCGTTCGTCAACGCCCTGCCGGTGTTCATCGCCTCCGACCCGGAGTGGGCCGAGAAGTTCCGCGTCGCGGGCGTGCCGATCATCGGCGACGACATCAAGAGCCAGGTCGGCGCCACCATCACCCACCGCGTACTCGCCCGGCTGTTCGAGGATCGCGGCGTGCAGCTCGACCGCACCATGCAGCTCAACGTGGGCGGGAACATGGACTTCCTGAACATGAAGGAGCTGGAGCGGCTGGAGTCGAAGAAGGTCTCGAAGACCCAGTCGGTCACGTCGCAGGTCGACCGCGACCTCGGCAAGGAGAACGTCCACATCGGGCCGTCGGACTACGTCGCGTGGCTCGACGACCGCAAGTGGGCCTACGTCCGGCTCGAGGGCAGGGCGTTCGGCGACGTGCCGCTGAACCTGGAGTACAAGCTCGAGGTCTGGGACTCACCCAACTCCGCGGGGATCATCATCGACGCCGTACGCGCGGCCAAGCTCGCCAAGGACCGGGGAATCGGCGGGCCCGTGCTCTCCGCGGCGAGCTACTTCATGAAGTCCCCGCCCGAGCAGTACAGCGACGACGTCGCCCGCCAGGCGGTGGAGGAGTTCATCCGCGGCGAACGGGAGCGCTGA
- a CDS encoding PadR family transcriptional regulator yields the protein MLELAILGLLQEAPVHGYELRKQLGLRLGGFRLFSYGSLYPALRRLTRAGLIVEDPEQPAPEPGAWPRRSRRVYRITAEGKERLAELLSEAGPHAWDDEGFGVHLAFFSRTPAETRMRILEGRRRAVEERREGLRAALVRAREQIDNYTQQLHQLGLDTCEREVRWLNELIATERAAQGEAEPADQEDERRSRNE from the coding sequence GTGCTCGAGCTGGCGATCCTCGGCCTGCTCCAGGAGGCCCCGGTCCACGGCTACGAGCTGCGCAAGCAGCTCGGGCTGAGGCTGGGCGGCTTCCGGCTGTTCTCCTACGGGTCGCTGTACCCGGCGCTGCGCCGCCTCACCCGCGCCGGCCTGATCGTCGAGGACCCCGAGCAGCCGGCACCGGAACCCGGGGCGTGGCCCCGGCGGAGCCGTCGTGTGTACCGGATCACAGCCGAGGGCAAGGAGCGCCTCGCCGAGCTGCTCTCCGAGGCCGGACCGCACGCGTGGGACGACGAGGGCTTCGGCGTCCACCTCGCGTTCTTCTCCCGCACACCCGCGGAGACGCGCATGCGGATCCTCGAGGGCCGCAGGAGGGCGGTCGAGGAGCGCCGTGAAGGGCTGCGGGCGGCCCTCGTCCGGGCGCGGGAGCAGATCGACAACTACACCCAGCAGCTCCACCAGCTCGGCCTCGACACCTGCGAGCGGGAGGTGCGGTGGCTCAACGAGCTGATCGCCACCGAGCGCGCGGCGCAGGGCGAGGCGGAACCCGCAGACCAGGAAGACGAGAGAAGGAGCCGCAATGAGTGA
- a CDS encoding DUF5318 domain-containing protein — protein MRTQRQVVDYALQRRALLAEVHSGRVGVAEVCDASPYLLRAARFHGEPTDRQCPVCRKERLTQVSWIFGDELKHAAGSARKPEEIEQLANVYADFSVYVVEVCRTCSWNHLVLSYVMGTGDAPHSRRSDRRRTAAE, from the coding sequence GTGCGCACCCAGCGGCAGGTGGTCGACTACGCGTTGCAGCGCCGTGCGCTGCTCGCTGAGGTCCACTCCGGTCGGGTCGGTGTCGCCGAGGTGTGCGACGCGAGCCCGTACCTGCTCCGAGCAGCGCGTTTCCACGGTGAGCCCACCGATCGCCAGTGCCCGGTCTGCCGCAAGGAGCGGCTCACGCAGGTCTCGTGGATCTTCGGTGACGAGCTCAAGCACGCCGCGGGATCAGCACGCAAGCCAGAGGAGATCGAGCAGCTGGCGAACGTCTACGCCGACTTCTCCGTGTACGTGGTGGAGGTCTGCCGCACCTGCAGCTGGAATCACCTCGTTCTGTCCTACGTGATGGGCACCGGCGACGCTCCCCACAGCCGCAGGTCCGACCGACGCAGGACCGCCGCCGAGTGA
- a CDS encoding transglycosylase domain-containing protein: MSDQRDPRFDAPRGRPRNQYGGPPPRPGGPGAPPGAQRRQGPPPDPRVPPQRYRADGPPLQGRRPPGSRQAVPLLTHDDDDDPTAIVSGHGPRTAPADRPRRPAPGGRGRKKVSPWRRVRRISYVVLGLLLLGPFVAFVVGWFIFPVPSSQDVALAQVATFKFADGGDLATVRPDNENRIAVTLDKVPKHVRDAVLSAEDRSFYSNPGFDFMGIGRAVYNQLTGGVGGGSTITQQYIKVSTGEDDFSLWRKYKEVVLAVKISREKTKDEILENYLNTIYWGRGASGVQAAAHAYFNKDVGQLTVSEGAMLAGVIQAPSRWDPAKNPERSQERWNFVLDGMVEQGWLDRAERATQTFPALPEVQENSGGGVPDDDRFHIYERALAELEAKGVSQDLIATRGVTVTTTVQQPLQAEAVDVVKKQMARQPDNLRSGLVSIDPKTGAILSYYGGTNGLGIDYAGEAFRQPGSSFKPFVLAAALEGNDGFGLGTQLDGSGPRAFTGRPGVVRNVEGVSCELCGAKYAMTESINTWFYELGIKVGPDNVAKAAHQAGIPDDLLPNPTGGIALGDKEVHPVDMASAYATFAAEGVYHEPYIVSRVEAADGEVLYEHSDDTGRQVMSQQVARNVIEAMLDVAGKKGYGLPGRQVAAKTGTAQLEGSATDNRDAWFVGFTPGKATAVWVGTDKSDPIRNAQNRPIFGSGLPGQIWHGFMKTATEDDPPEQFSTFVPIGDPPTDESFDSEESSSSDEDDEDDEDSDSDEDRDSDSSRSSDDDNGSSGDNNSRSNNFSGDEDGGRSSDQPTSADTQDTGTSGTSGSASRGQSDRSAVDRTSDSGPVG; encoded by the coding sequence GTGAGTGATCAGCGCGACCCCCGGTTCGACGCGCCGCGGGGCCGTCCCCGCAACCAGTACGGTGGCCCGCCGCCCCGGCCCGGTGGCCCGGGCGCGCCGCCCGGCGCGCAGCGCAGGCAGGGCCCGCCACCGGACCCCCGCGTTCCGCCGCAGCGCTACCGGGCCGACGGTCCGCCGCTCCAGGGCAGGCGGCCCCCGGGGTCCAGGCAGGCGGTCCCCCTGCTCACCCACGATGACGACGACGACCCCACCGCCATCGTGTCCGGTCACGGCCCCCGCACCGCGCCCGCGGATCGCCCCCGCCGACCCGCACCGGGCGGTCGCGGGCGCAAGAAGGTCTCGCCGTGGCGCCGCGTGCGCCGGATCTCCTACGTCGTGCTCGGACTGCTGCTGCTCGGCCCGTTCGTCGCGTTCGTCGTCGGCTGGTTCATCTTCCCGGTGCCGTCGTCGCAGGACGTGGCGCTCGCGCAGGTGGCCACCTTCAAGTTCGCGGACGGTGGGGACCTCGCCACCGTGCGCCCGGACAACGAGAACCGCATCGCGGTCACGCTCGACAAGGTCCCGAAGCACGTGCGCGACGCGGTGCTGTCCGCGGAGGACCGCTCCTTCTACTCGAACCCCGGCTTCGACTTCATGGGTATCGGCCGCGCGGTCTACAACCAGCTCACCGGCGGTGTCGGTGGTGGTTCCACCATCACCCAGCAGTACATCAAGGTCTCCACCGGCGAGGACGACTTCTCCCTCTGGCGCAAGTACAAGGAGGTCGTCCTCGCGGTCAAGATCTCCAGGGAGAAGACCAAGGACGAGATCCTCGAGAACTACCTCAACACGATCTACTGGGGACGAGGGGCGTCCGGCGTCCAGGCGGCGGCGCACGCGTACTTCAACAAGGACGTCGGGCAGCTGACGGTGTCGGAGGGTGCGATGCTCGCCGGCGTCATCCAGGCCCCGTCGCGTTGGGACCCCGCGAAGAACCCCGAGCGTTCGCAGGAGCGGTGGAACTTCGTGCTCGACGGCATGGTCGAGCAGGGATGGCTCGACCGGGCCGAGCGGGCCACGCAGACCTTCCCCGCGCTCCCGGAGGTCCAGGAGAACTCCGGCGGTGGCGTCCCCGACGACGACCGGTTCCACATCTACGAGCGCGCCCTCGCCGAGCTCGAGGCCAAGGGGGTAAGCCAGGACCTGATCGCGACCCGTGGCGTCACCGTCACCACCACGGTCCAGCAACCGCTGCAGGCCGAGGCCGTGGACGTCGTGAAGAAGCAGATGGCGCGGCAGCCCGACAACCTGCGCAGCGGCTTGGTCTCCATCGACCCGAAGACGGGGGCGATCCTCAGCTACTACGGCGGGACCAACGGGCTGGGCATCGACTACGCGGGCGAGGCCTTCCGCCAGCCCGGGTCGTCGTTCAAGCCCTTCGTGCTGGCCGCCGCGCTGGAGGGGAACGACGGCTTCGGCCTCGGAACCCAACTCGACGGCAGCGGACCACGGGCGTTCACCGGCCGGCCCGGCGTGGTGCGCAACGTCGAGGGCGTCAGCTGTGAACTGTGCGGCGCGAAGTACGCGATGACAGAGTCGATCAACACCTGGTTCTACGAGCTGGGCATCAAGGTCGGACCGGACAACGTCGCCAAGGCCGCCCACCAGGCCGGCATCCCGGACGACCTCCTGCCCAACCCGACCGGTGGTATCGCGCTGGGCGACAAGGAGGTGCACCCGGTCGACATGGCCTCCGCCTACGCCACGTTCGCCGCCGAGGGCGTCTACCACGAGCCCTACATCGTGTCGCGGGTCGAGGCCGCCGACGGTGAGGTCCTCTACGAGCACAGCGACGACACCGGACGGCAGGTGATGTCGCAGCAGGTCGCGCGCAACGTCATCGAGGCGATGCTCGACGTGGCCGGCAAGAAGGGATACGGCCTGCCGGGCCGCCAGGTCGCGGCGAAGACCGGCACCGCGCAGCTCGAGGGCAGCGCCACCGACAACCGCGACGCCTGGTTCGTCGGGTTCACCCCGGGGAAGGCCACGGCCGTCTGGGTGGGAACGGACAAGAGCGATCCGATCCGCAACGCGCAGAATCGCCCGATCTTCGGCAGCGGTCTGCCCGGCCAGATCTGGCACGGGTTCATGAAGACGGCCACCGAGGACGACCCGCCGGAGCAGTTCTCCACCTTCGTCCCCATCGGTGATCCGCCCACCGACGAGTCGTTCGACTCCGAGGAGTCGTCCTCATCCGACGAGGACGACGAGGACGACGAGGACTCGGACAGCGACGAGGACCGGGACAGCGACTCGAGCCGGTCGTCCGACGACGACAACGGTTCCTCGGGAGACAACAACTCCCGGTCGAACAACTTCAGCGGAGACGAGGACGGCGGCCGGAGCAGCGACCAGCCGACGTCCGCGGACACGCAGGACACGGGCACGTCCGGGACGTCGGGATCGGCGAGCCGCGGTCAGTCGGACCGCTCGGCCGTGGACCGCACGTCCGACAGCGGTCCCGTCGGGTGA